One segment of Ancylothrix sp. D3o DNA contains the following:
- a CDS encoding LD-carboxypeptidase: MQKPIKICQPAPLKKGDLLRVIAPSGCLRETEAFEKGVEIWRNRGYRVELCEGYDSRWGYLAGTDEARRYQLAQAWNDPECKGILCARGGYGGARLLENWTWPTTEAKWLIGFSDITGLLWSLCTMGVSGVHGPLLTTIAAEPDWSITRLFDWVENRSLEALQGTGWGGGVVSGLLLPANLTVATHLLGTPVQPSFDGVILAFEDVGEAPYRLDRMLTQWRLMGMFTGVKGIALGRFSRCEVEAKIPSFTVDEVLKNRLGDLGVPVVSGLPFGHEGENAALPVGVPVILDGDRGILKFE, translated from the coding sequence ATGCAAAAACCGATCAAAATTTGCCAACCGGCCCCCCTCAAAAAAGGTGATTTACTCCGAGTAATTGCCCCTTCAGGATGCCTACGAGAAACCGAAGCCTTCGAGAAAGGTGTAGAAATTTGGCGAAATCGAGGTTATCGAGTCGAATTGTGCGAAGGCTATGATAGCCGGTGGGGATATCTCGCCGGCACCGATGAAGCCCGCCGCTATCAATTAGCACAAGCCTGGAATGATCCTGAATGTAAAGGGATTTTATGCGCCAGAGGTGGTTATGGTGGTGCGAGATTGTTAGAAAATTGGACATGGCCGACCACTGAGGCTAAATGGTTAATTGGTTTTTCCGATATCACCGGCCTGCTGTGGAGTCTTTGCACTATGGGCGTTTCTGGTGTTCATGGCCCCTTATTGACAACGATTGCAGCAGAGCCAGACTGGTCTATTACGCGGTTGTTTGATTGGGTGGAAAATCGCAGTTTAGAAGCTTTACAAGGCACCGGCTGGGGGGGTGGTGTCGTGTCTGGATTATTATTGCCGGCAAATTTGACAGTGGCGACGCATTTGTTAGGGACACCTGTTCAGCCTTCCTTTGACGGCGTAATTTTAGCCTTTGAGGATGTGGGAGAAGCGCCTTATCGTCTGGATAGAATGCTGACACAATGGCGATTAATGGGGATGTTTACGGGGGTAAAAGGTATTGCTTTGGGCCGGTTTTCGCGGTGTGAGGTAGAGGCCAAAATTCCCAGTTTTACAGTGGATGAAGTTTTGAAAAATCGGCTGGGAGATTTGGGGGTGCCGGTGGTGTCTGGTTTGCCGTTTGGCCATGAGGGGGAAAATGCAGCCTTGCCGGTGGGGGTGCCGGTAATTTTAGATGGGGATAGAGGGATTTTGAAATTTGAATAA
- a CDS encoding peptidoglycan-binding protein, which produces MTPVQLAQTDAPPTTPPPTLQAGDRGPAVEQLQTSLKKLGFYTETVDGFYGETTIDAVAKFQQSVGLTSDGIAGAITTQRLQTAVQKSQESIVKTSQPKPNPAKKPGLLQGKRGFFLLGLGGIALVAIVGGLFYLLMRSGEETEPDEYDQQDRQLKPKVPQTQKFDTSKQLESTSKPQQNYENNGFSEWGTNPSEQHDAPQLVNKTGEALAFDEMPRLSKIDIVEELIRDLPTLDQFKRRKTIWELGQRGDSRAIQPLVNLLIDSDSQQRSLILAALSEIGTRTLKPMNRALALSLEDDNAEVRKNAIRDLSRIYDLLLQMSQLLRRAVDDEDVEVQETARWALGQLNNIRFVAGVDTPQRRSDSGSSRDNSHDNLS; this is translated from the coding sequence TTGACACCCGTACAACTAGCTCAAACCGACGCCCCTCCAACCACACCCCCTCCCACCCTACAAGCAGGTGATCGTGGGCCGGCTGTGGAACAATTACAAACAAGCCTCAAAAAATTAGGATTTTATACCGAAACAGTAGATGGGTTTTATGGAGAAACAACCATTGATGCGGTGGCAAAATTTCAGCAGTCGGTAGGCTTAACCTCCGATGGTATTGCCGGTGCAATTACCACACAACGCCTCCAAACCGCCGTTCAAAAGTCTCAAGAATCAATTGTCAAAACTTCCCAACCCAAACCCAACCCTGCAAAAAAACCTGGATTGTTGCAAGGCAAAAGAGGATTCTTTTTGCTGGGATTAGGGGGTATAGCTTTAGTGGCAATTGTCGGAGGCTTGTTTTATTTATTAATGCGTTCGGGAGAAGAAACCGAACCAGACGAATATGATCAGCAAGACCGACAATTAAAACCTAAAGTACCCCAAACCCAAAAATTTGACACTTCTAAACAATTGGAATCGACATCAAAACCTCAACAAAATTACGAAAATAATGGGTTTTCTGAATGGGGTACAAATCCCTCCGAACAGCATGATGCTCCACAACTGGTAAATAAGACGGGGGAGGCTCTAGCCTTTGATGAAATGCCTCGTCTCAGTAAAATTGATATTGTTGAAGAATTAATTAGAGACTTGCCAACTCTTGACCAATTCAAACGGCGTAAAACAATTTGGGAATTAGGACAACGGGGTGATTCCAGAGCGATTCAGCCGTTGGTAAATTTATTAATAGATTCCGATTCTCAGCAGCGCAGTTTGATTTTAGCTGCTTTGTCAGAAATTGGCACCCGCACCCTTAAACCAATGAATCGCGCTTTAGCTCTTTCTTTAGAAGATGATAATGCTGAAGTTCGTAAAAATGCGATTCGAGATTTAAGCCGCATTTACGATTTGCTTTTGCAAATGAGTCAGCTTTTGCGGCGGGCGGTAGATGATGAGGATGTAGAGGTTCAGGAGACTGCTCGCTGGGCTTTGGGTCAATTAAATAATATTCGCTTTGTTGCGGGAGTTGATACCCCTCAGCGACGTTCAGATTCGGGGAGTTCCAGAGACAATTCCCACGACAATTTAAGTTAG
- a CDS encoding glycosyltransferase family 4 protein produces MRLLFLSTSVGPLGTGLGGGVELTLYNVALEMLRRQHQLTILAPMNSQMGNLPIVEVAGELQVPAQTQDRDVPVIMAGNSVLVNMCEYARKVQSEYDLIVNFAYDWLPCFLTRFYNIPIAHVISMGSLSQAMDTIVGEIVQEFPGTIGVCTKVQAETFTFAKDCKVLGSGIDLSLYNYCETPENQLAWVARIAPEKGLEDAVAAAQILGIPLKIFGKIQDQEYWEKILRDYPDAPIEYVGFLSTTALQAQLGKCRGMLMTPRWVEAFGNVAIEALACGVPVIAYRRGGPIEIVRDGETGFLVEPDSVDALVDAINNLDKINRYYCRKQAEEEYSLPAWGDRMEQWFKNILTADKRR; encoded by the coding sequence ATGAGGTTGTTATTTTTATCTACTTCTGTCGGGCCTTTGGGTACTGGTTTAGGCGGTGGAGTTGAGTTAACTCTTTATAATGTGGCGCTGGAAATGTTGCGTCGCCAGCATCAGTTAACAATTTTGGCTCCAATGAATTCCCAAATGGGAAACTTACCCATAGTAGAAGTGGCGGGGGAGTTGCAGGTGCCGGCCCAAACTCAAGATCGTGATGTGCCGGTGATCATGGCAGGTAATTCTGTGCTGGTAAATATGTGTGAATATGCCCGCAAAGTCCAATCTGAATATGATTTAATAGTTAACTTTGCTTATGATTGGTTGCCCTGTTTTTTAACTAGGTTTTATAATATTCCCATTGCTCATGTTATTAGTATGGGTTCGCTCAGTCAGGCAATGGATACCATTGTGGGCGAAATAGTCCAAGAGTTTCCTGGTACAATTGGCGTTTGTACAAAAGTCCAAGCAGAAACTTTTACCTTTGCCAAAGACTGTAAAGTATTAGGCAGTGGCATAGATTTATCGCTTTATAATTATTGCGAAACCCCAGAAAATCAACTGGCTTGGGTTGCCAGAATTGCCCCAGAAAAAGGCTTAGAAGATGCAGTAGCAGCCGCACAAATCCTAGGAATTCCCCTCAAGATTTTTGGAAAAATTCAAGATCAAGAATATTGGGAAAAAATCCTCCGAGATTATCCCGATGCACCCATAGAATACGTCGGTTTTTTATCTACAACTGCACTACAAGCCCAGTTAGGAAAATGCCGAGGAATGTTAATGACACCACGTTGGGTAGAAGCTTTTGGTAATGTTGCTATTGAGGCTTTAGCCTGTGGAGTGCCGGTGATTGCTTATCGTCGTGGCGGGCCCATCGAAATTGTCCGCGATGGCGAAACCGGCTTTTTAGTTGAACCAGATAGCGTTGATGCCTTAGTTGATGCTATTAATAATCTCGATAAAATTAACCGCTATTATTGCCGGAAACAAGCAGAAGAAGAATATTCTTTGCCGGCCTGGGGCGATAGAATGGAACAATGGTTTAAGAATATATTAACCGCAGATAAACGCAGATAA
- a CDS encoding MBL fold metallo-hydrolase, which produces MQLTYLDSNSWLIETAGQRILLDPWLIGPLVFGNLPWLFKGDRPQPRQIPANIDLILLSQGLEDHAHPPTLKELQKTIPVVGSPGAAKVTTQLGYSKVTPLLHNQSYTLANKVQITAFPGSPIGPTTVENAYLLKDLETGTSLYYEPHGYHSPTLKEFAPIDVVISPLIDLAIPFLGPVIKGSQTALDLAKMVQPQVILPTAAGGDVIFEGLLMSILRAVGSVEEFQQLLIANNLSTKVIDPKPGEAFTLELQHRAFV; this is translated from the coding sequence ATGCAGCTTACTTACCTAGATAGCAATTCTTGGTTAATAGAAACAGCCGGCCAGCGAATTTTACTTGACCCTTGGTTAATTGGCCCTCTTGTTTTTGGAAATCTTCCTTGGTTATTTAAAGGCGACCGACCCCAACCACGTCAAATTCCTGCAAATATTGATTTAATTCTCCTTTCTCAAGGTCTGGAAGATCACGCACATCCTCCCACTCTCAAAGAATTACAAAAAACTATCCCGGTTGTTGGTTCCCCCGGCGCCGCTAAAGTTACCACTCAACTTGGATATAGCAAAGTTACGCCACTTTTGCACAATCAAAGTTACACCCTGGCAAATAAGGTACAAATAACCGCTTTTCCGGGGTCTCCCATTGGCCCGACTACTGTTGAAAATGCCTATCTGCTCAAGGATTTAGAAACCGGCACAAGTCTTTATTATGAACCACACGGTTATCACTCTCCTACCCTCAAAGAGTTTGCCCCCATTGATGTTGTCATTAGTCCCCTTATTGACCTGGCAATTCCCTTTCTGGGGCCGGTTATTAAAGGTTCTCAAACAGCTTTAGATTTAGCAAAAATGGTGCAGCCGCAAGTAATTTTACCTACGGCTGCGGGTGGAGATGTAATTTTTGAAGGGTTATTAATGTCGATTCTTCGTGCTGTCGGAAGTGTCGAAGAATTCCAACAATTACTCATAGCTAATAACCTTTCCACAAAAGTTATTGACCCTAAACCAGGCGAAGCTTTTACCCTAGAATTGCAACACCGCGCTTTTGTTTAA
- the sppA gene encoding signal peptide peptidase SppA has product MIWPFKPSFRKQIARIEVTGAIAGATRKQVLEALKTIEEKKFPALLLRIDSPGGTVGDSQEIYSALKKLGEKVKIVASFGNISASGGVYIAMGAHHIVANPGTITGSIGVILRGNNIERLLEKIGVSFKVIKSGPYKDILSFDRELTEAEKEILQQLIDTSYGQFVQTVAEARKLAVETVKSFADGRIFTGEQALNLGVIDRLGTEEDARRWAAELVGLDPEKTRCYTFEERKPPLSRILGSSQASSKFSAGVGWLDFELSTSGQPLWMYRP; this is encoded by the coding sequence ATGATTTGGCCGTTTAAACCGAGTTTTCGTAAACAAATTGCTCGCATTGAAGTTACGGGTGCAATTGCCGGTGCAACTCGTAAACAAGTTTTAGAAGCGCTAAAAACTATTGAGGAAAAGAAGTTTCCTGCTCTGCTTTTACGCATTGACAGTCCGGGCGGGACAGTGGGGGATTCTCAAGAAATTTATAGTGCTTTAAAAAAGTTAGGCGAAAAAGTTAAAATTGTTGCCAGTTTTGGCAATATTTCGGCTTCTGGTGGGGTGTATATCGCTATGGGTGCTCATCATATTGTGGCGAACCCAGGCACGATTACCGGCAGCATTGGGGTGATTCTTCGCGGCAATAATATTGAGCGGTTGCTGGAAAAAATTGGCGTTTCTTTTAAGGTGATTAAATCGGGGCCGTATAAAGATATTTTGTCTTTTGACCGCGAATTAACTGAGGCCGAAAAAGAAATTTTGCAGCAGCTTATTGATACGAGTTACGGCCAGTTTGTGCAAACGGTGGCTGAGGCGAGAAAGTTGGCGGTTGAAACGGTAAAAAGTTTTGCGGATGGTCGCATTTTTACTGGGGAACAAGCTTTAAACTTGGGGGTGATTGACCGGCTGGGTACGGAAGAAGACGCTCGCCGCTGGGCTGCGGAACTGGTGGGGTTAGATCCTGAAAAAACCCGCTGTTATACTTTTGAAGAACGCAAACCACCGCTGAGTCGGATTTTGGGAAGTTCGCAAGCGAGTTCTAAATTCTCTGCCGGTGTGGGTTGGTTAGACTTTGAATTGTCTACCAGCGGTCAACCTTTGTGGATGTACCGGCCTTAA
- the crtR gene encoding beta-carotene hydroxylase — MSEATQPLTVPKQFVGPPGDVNPTLIMFLGAVAMFASSHIGYWFFHWVDWCCFCTNVLALHLVGTVIHDASHNVAHRNRIVNALLGHGSALMLGFAFPVFTRVHLQHHAHVNDPKNDPDHFVSTGGPLFLIAARFFYHEVFFFKRRLWKKWELLEWFLSRLFVGSIVYIACQHDHLGYILNFWFLPALVVGIALGLFFDYLPHRPFVEQDRWKNARVYPNAILNILIMGQNYHLIHHLWPAIPWYYYKPAYEATKPLLDAKGCEQTLGLLQGKSFWSFVYDIFIGIRFHHHSEATKQL, encoded by the coding sequence ATGTCGGAGGCAACGCAGCCGCTGACAGTTCCTAAACAATTTGTCGGGCCTCCAGGGGACGTAAACCCGACTTTAATTATGTTTTTAGGTGCAGTCGCCATGTTCGCCAGTTCTCACATAGGGTACTGGTTTTTTCACTGGGTAGACTGGTGTTGCTTTTGCACAAACGTGCTTGCCCTACATTTAGTAGGCACAGTCATTCACGATGCCTCTCACAATGTTGCCCATCGCAACCGAATTGTCAACGCGCTGTTAGGGCACGGCAGTGCTTTAATGCTAGGGTTTGCCTTTCCGGTATTTACCCGCGTGCATTTGCAACACCACGCCCACGTTAACGACCCCAAAAACGACCCGGATCACTTTGTTTCCACCGGCGGGCCCCTGTTTTTAATTGCAGCCAGATTTTTTTACCACGAAGTCTTCTTTTTCAAAAGACGTTTGTGGAAAAAATGGGAATTGCTGGAATGGTTTTTAAGCCGGCTTTTTGTGGGCAGTATCGTCTATATTGCTTGCCAGCATGATCATTTGGGTTACATCCTCAACTTTTGGTTTTTACCGGCCTTAGTTGTCGGTATAGCCTTGGGATTATTTTTTGATTATTTACCTCACCGGCCCTTTGTAGAACAAGACCGCTGGAAAAATGCCAGAGTTTACCCAAACGCCATTTTAAACATCTTAATTATGGGACAAAACTACCATCTCATACATCATTTGTGGCCTGCAATTCCTTGGTACTACTACAAACCCGCCTACGAAGCAACCAAACCCTTATTAGATGCCAAAGGTTGCGAACAAACCCTGGGATTATTACAAGGAAAAAGCTTTTGGAGTTTTGTTTACGACATCTTTATAGGCATTCGCTTTCATCACCACAGCGAAGCCACCAAACAACTCTAA
- the aroH gene encoding chorismate mutase has product MEWKVRAIRGATTVSENTVEAIQEAVTELLDELESRNDLDPENIISVTFSVTRDIDVIFPAAIARSRPGWDNVALLDVQQMHVEGSLPRCIRFLIHVNLPVLQDRIYHPYLRLAQNLRPDRSLSLS; this is encoded by the coding sequence GTGGAGTGGAAAGTAAGGGCAATTCGTGGCGCTACAACTGTTTCAGAAAATACGGTTGAAGCAATTCAAGAGGCGGTAACTGAACTGTTGGATGAGTTAGAGTCACGCAATGATTTAGATCCTGAAAATATTATTAGCGTCACTTTTTCTGTAACGCGCGATATTGATGTTATCTTTCCTGCTGCTATTGCCAGAAGTCGTCCTGGGTGGGATAATGTGGCTCTTTTGGATGTTCAGCAAATGCACGTTGAGGGCAGTTTGCCTCGCTGTATTCGCTTTTTAATTCATGTTAATTTGCCGGTTCTTCAAGACCGCATTTATCACCCCTATTTACGCCTCGCTCAAAATCTTCGTCCTGATCGGAGTTTAAGTTTAAGTTAG
- a CDS encoding DMT family transporter, translating to MQSSVNTSKIPYYTLLLIAPFFLWGTAMVAMKSAIPNTTAFFVAGVRLVPAGLLVLAAAHLAGRSQPKGWKAWLWISLFAVVDAAMFQGFLAQGLVRTGAGLGSVMIDSQPLAVAILCRFLFAEQIGIWGWLGLLIGVLGISCIGLPDQWILEILQGHFSAISQNFEPGQNLATSLFQSGEWLMLLAALSMALGTVTIRKVSQYADPVVATGWHMIIGGLPLFALSAVTETQQWQNLDLAGWLGLAYATVFGSAIAYGLFFYFASSGNLTSLSALTFLTPVFALLFGNLFLGEMLSPLQTAGVCLTLLSIYLINQRDNIAQILNVKRGIAATENQLLLTRVQDKPAEKIPLQVRLSETETEI from the coding sequence ATGCAATCATCAGTCAACACTTCAAAAATCCCCTATTACACACTGCTATTAATCGCACCATTTTTCCTCTGGGGGACAGCAATGGTAGCCATGAAAAGCGCCATCCCCAACACAACAGCATTTTTTGTAGCCGGTGTGCGCCTAGTTCCAGCCGGCCTGCTAGTCTTAGCAGCAGCCCATTTAGCCGGTAGATCCCAACCCAAAGGCTGGAAAGCCTGGTTATGGATCAGCCTATTTGCCGTAGTAGATGCAGCCATGTTTCAAGGCTTTTTAGCCCAAGGCTTAGTCAGAACCGGCGCCGGACTCGGCTCAGTAATGATAGACTCCCAACCCTTAGCCGTCGCCATATTATGCAGATTTTTATTTGCCGAACAAATAGGAATATGGGGATGGTTAGGGCTATTAATCGGCGTTTTAGGCATTAGCTGCATAGGCTTACCCGATCAATGGATACTCGAAATACTACAAGGACACTTTTCTGCAATTAGCCAAAATTTTGAACCAGGGCAAAACCTAGCCACCTCCCTATTCCAAAGCGGCGAATGGTTAATGCTACTAGCAGCCCTATCAATGGCCCTCGGCACCGTCACCATACGCAAAGTCAGCCAATATGCAGATCCCGTCGTCGCCACAGGCTGGCACATGATCATAGGCGGCTTACCCTTATTTGCCCTCTCCGCCGTCACCGAAACCCAACAATGGCAGAACCTAGACTTAGCCGGCTGGCTAGGATTAGCTTACGCCACAGTCTTTGGCAGTGCAATTGCCTATGGTTTATTTTTTTACTTTGCATCCAGCGGTAACCTCACCAGTCTCAGCGCCTTAACCTTCTTAACTCCCGTCTTTGCCCTACTCTTTGGCAACTTATTCTTAGGAGAAATGCTCAGTCCCTTACAAACAGCAGGAGTTTGCCTGACCTTGCTGAGTATATATTTAATCAATCAGCGCGATAACATTGCCCAAATACTGAATGTCAAACGGGGTATAGCCGCAACAGAAAACCAACTGCTATTAACAAGAGTTCAAGACAAACCAGCAGAAAAAATACCCCTGCAAGTCCGCCTCAGCGAAACAGAAACAGAAATTTAA